From the Hyphomicrobium sp. ghe19 genome, one window contains:
- a CDS encoding urease subunit alpha — protein MTQISRAQYADLYGPTVGDKIRLGNTDLYVEIEKDLRVYGDEIQYGGGKTLRDGMGSDNLLTQEAGCLDLVITNVTIIDAMLGVIKADVGVRNSHIVGIGKAGNPSTMEGVTPGLVTGTATDAISGEHLILTAGAMDVHVHYISPQQVYAALSNGITTIWGGGIGPTDGTNGVTTTNGPRNLEMMLRAIEGLPINIGLCGKGNCSAQDPLVEQILGGCAGFKVHEDYGSTPAAIRACLEIADDYDVAVAVHTDTLNESGFVEDTIAAFNGRTIHTYHSEGAGGGHAPDLLKVVGQSNVLPSSTNPTLPCGVNSVAELFDMIMVCHNLNPKIPSDVAFAESRVRAETIVAESVLHDMGAISMIGSDSQAMGRIGESFLRAFQTADMMKKARGPLGEDKNSGNDNFRVLRYLAKVTINPAITNGLSDVIGSVEPGKFADLVLWEPGFFGAKPKLVLKGGFIVWANMGDPNASLPTPQPCYYRPMFGGIGQAGIKNSITFVSRASYDNDIAERYGLERMVVPVSQTRVLGKRHMVRNDYLPNIWVNPQTFAVMVDDVHITVDPPRSIALNQLYFFS, from the coding sequence ATGACACAGATTTCGCGCGCACAATACGCGGACCTCTATGGTCCGACGGTCGGCGACAAAATACGCCTTGGCAATACGGACCTGTATGTCGAGATCGAGAAGGATCTTCGCGTTTACGGCGACGAAATTCAGTATGGCGGCGGCAAGACGCTGCGCGACGGGATGGGATCCGACAACCTGCTGACTCAAGAAGCCGGCTGTCTCGATCTCGTCATCACCAACGTCACGATCATCGACGCGATGCTCGGGGTGATCAAGGCTGATGTCGGGGTCCGCAATAGCCATATTGTGGGCATCGGCAAGGCGGGTAATCCATCGACCATGGAAGGCGTGACGCCGGGCCTCGTCACAGGAACGGCAACAGATGCAATTTCCGGCGAGCACTTGATCCTCACCGCGGGCGCGATGGACGTCCACGTGCACTATATCTCACCCCAGCAAGTCTACGCCGCACTGTCGAACGGGATCACGACAATCTGGGGCGGCGGCATAGGCCCCACGGACGGAACGAATGGCGTCACGACGACCAACGGTCCGCGCAACCTCGAGATGATGCTGCGCGCGATCGAGGGTCTTCCAATCAACATCGGACTCTGCGGAAAAGGCAACTGCTCCGCCCAAGATCCCCTCGTCGAGCAGATCTTGGGCGGCTGTGCCGGCTTCAAGGTGCACGAGGATTATGGTTCGACTCCGGCCGCTATCCGCGCCTGCCTCGAGATTGCGGACGACTACGATGTAGCCGTCGCGGTCCACACGGACACCCTGAACGAGTCTGGGTTCGTCGAAGATACGATTGCTGCATTCAACGGCCGCACGATTCATACCTACCACAGTGAAGGCGCCGGCGGCGGACATGCGCCGGACCTGCTGAAGGTCGTCGGCCAAAGCAATGTTTTGCCGAGTTCGACGAACCCGACGCTTCCTTGCGGCGTGAACTCCGTCGCCGAGCTGTTCGACATGATCATGGTCTGTCACAACCTCAACCCGAAAATCCCATCCGACGTCGCCTTCGCCGAAAGCCGTGTCCGCGCCGAAACGATCGTGGCGGAAAGTGTCCTGCATGATATGGGCGCGATCTCGATGATCGGCAGCGACTCTCAAGCCATGGGCCGCATCGGCGAGTCGTTCCTGCGCGCATTCCAGACAGCGGATATGATGAAGAAGGCGCGCGGTCCGCTGGGCGAGGACAAGAACAGCGGCAACGATAACTTCCGCGTGTTGCGGTACCTCGCCAAGGTGACCATCAACCCCGCCATAACGAACGGCTTGTCTGATGTGATCGGTTCGGTTGAACCTGGAAAGTTCGCCGATCTCGTTCTGTGGGAGCCGGGGTTCTTCGGCGCCAAACCAAAATTGGTTTTGAAGGGCGGCTTCATCGTCTGGGCAAATATGGGCGATCCGAACGCGTCGTTGCCAACACCACAACCCTGTTACTATCGGCCGATGTTCGGCGGAATTGGGCAGGCCGGAATTAAGAATTCGATCACGTTCGTCTCGCGCGCCTCGTATGACAACGACATCGCCGAGCGTTACGGCCTCGAGCGCATGGTTGTCCCCGTCTCGCAGACCCGCGTGCTCGGCAAGAGACACATGGTGCGCAACGACTATCTCCCGAACATTTGGGTCAATCCCCAGACCTTCGCTGTCATGGTCGATGATGTCCACATCACGGTCGACCCACCAAGATCGATCGCACTCAACCAGCTCTATTTCTTCAGTTGA
- a CDS encoding urease subunit beta: MAKTPSKQQAPAHPQPEHADVPHKSVRPIGGYVLAKDPIEINAGRSRTKLKVRNTGDRPVQIGSHFHFFETNRYLEFDRAQAFGKRLDIPANTAVRFEAGDEKEVTLVPFAGKMFAYGFNNLVDGWVGDGPTPDYRPNFDMAIRRAGKRGFKSVTPQK; encoded by the coding sequence GTGGCTAAAACTCCCAGCAAACAGCAAGCACCCGCACATCCGCAACCTGAACATGCCGATGTTCCGCACAAGTCTGTAAGGCCTATCGGCGGCTATGTTCTTGCGAAGGATCCAATTGAAATCAATGCGGGCCGGTCGCGCACAAAATTGAAGGTTCGCAATACGGGTGATCGGCCGGTGCAGATCGGCTCGCATTTCCATTTCTTCGAGACCAACCGCTATCTCGAATTCGATCGTGCGCAAGCGTTCGGCAAGCGCCTCGATATCCCGGCGAATACCGCGGTGCGCTTTGAGGCAGGCGACGAAAAGGAAGTGACGCTCGTGCCTTTCGCGGGAAAGATGTTTGCGTACGGCTTCAATAACCTTGTCGACGGATGGGTTGGCGACGGTCCAACCCCGGACTATCGGCCGAACTTCGACATGGCAATCAGACGCGCCGGAAAGCGCGGCTTCAAATCCGTGACACCCCAGAAGTGA
- a CDS encoding urease subunit gamma: MHFTPREFDKLIIHMVSEVALKRKAKGIKLNHPETVAVLCAWVLDGAREGKTVEELMDNVRTVLKADDVMEGVPSLLPLIQVEATFSDGSRLVSLHNPIT, translated from the coding sequence ATGCATTTCACCCCCCGAGAGTTCGACAAGCTCATAATTCATATGGTTTCGGAAGTTGCGCTGAAGCGCAAAGCCAAGGGCATCAAGCTGAACCATCCGGAGACCGTCGCAGTGCTTTGTGCGTGGGTACTGGACGGCGCCCGCGAGGGAAAAACCGTCGAAGAGCTGATGGATAATGTCCGCACGGTCCTCAAGGCGGACGATGTGATGGAAGGCGTGCCAAGTCTGCTGCCGCTCATACAGGTTGAAGCGACGTTCTCCGATGGCAGCCGGCTCGTCAGCCTGCACAATCCCATAACCTGA
- a CDS encoding HoxN/HupN/NixA family nickel/cobalt transporter — protein sequence MTVNPFDDQPDRDNAKAAFIYAVLAVANIGAWVWAFIALSDRPALLGTALLAYVFGLRHAFDADHIAAIDNVVRKLMQDGKAPYSAGFFFSLGHSTVVVLATIIIAIAAVAMQSKLEAFHSIGSAFGTMVSSLFLLIIGIINLVILRSVWAAFTRVKRGEKIIDEDLDALFAGQGVLARIFRPLFRIVSSSWKMFPIGFLFGLGFDTATEIGLLGISAAQAAQGMSIWTIMVFPALFTGGMALMDTTDSILMTRAYGWAFVNPLRKLWYNLTITAASVVVAIFIGGIEALGLIGDKLGLKEGFWGVVGDLNDNLTNFGIVIVGIFIGSWIISTILYRVLGYEALNVEECLSPSSRAPLVKKPTR from the coding sequence ATCACGGTGAATCCGTTCGATGACCAACCGGATCGCGACAATGCAAAGGCAGCGTTTATTTACGCGGTATTGGCGGTGGCCAACATCGGTGCCTGGGTTTGGGCCTTCATCGCCTTATCGGATCGCCCGGCGCTGCTTGGAACAGCACTTCTCGCATATGTTTTCGGGCTCCGGCATGCATTCGATGCCGATCACATCGCGGCCATCGATAACGTCGTTCGAAAGCTGATGCAGGACGGGAAAGCACCGTATTCCGCGGGCTTTTTCTTCTCGCTCGGTCACTCGACGGTCGTCGTTCTCGCCACCATCATCATAGCCATTGCCGCTGTAGCGATGCAGAGCAAACTCGAGGCGTTTCACAGCATCGGCAGCGCATTCGGCACGATGGTGTCGTCCTTGTTCTTGCTCATTATCGGCATCATCAACCTTGTAATCCTCAGGAGCGTCTGGGCGGCTTTCACGCGCGTGAAGCGCGGAGAGAAGATCATCGACGAGGATCTCGATGCATTATTCGCGGGGCAGGGGGTTCTTGCTCGCATTTTCCGACCCTTATTCCGTATCGTCTCATCCTCTTGGAAAATGTTTCCGATTGGATTCCTATTCGGACTGGGCTTCGATACGGCAACTGAAATTGGATTGCTCGGCATCTCGGCGGCTCAAGCCGCACAAGGGATGTCCATCTGGACGATAATGGTGTTTCCGGCGCTCTTTACCGGCGGAATGGCCCTCATGGACACCACGGACAGCATTCTAATGACACGTGCGTACGGATGGGCCTTCGTCAATCCGCTTCGTAAGCTCTGGTACAATCTGACAATCACCGCAGCCTCTGTTGTCGTTGCGATTTTTATCGGCGGCATTGAAGCGCTTGGGTTGATCGGCGACAAGTTGGGACTCAAGGAGGGATTTTGGGGCGTTGTCGGAGACCTGAACGATAATTTGACGAATTTTGGAATCGTCATCGTCGGTATCTTCATCGGCAGTTGGATCATATCGACCATCCTCTATCGCGTGCTGGGATATGAGGCGTTGAATGTCGAGGAATGCCTATCTCCTTCGAGTCGCGCACCGCTGGTGAAAAAGCCGACACGATGA
- a CDS encoding glycosyltransferase family 2 protein, producing the protein MARFTVTVCTSKRPQMLSRALESLSRLSIPNESSLSIVVVENDHEQRSLSVVDQFRSSHDIPINYYFEPKIGIPHARNRAIEAAIAGNCDWIAMLDDDEYAEPDWLLQLFDGCIRFDADVATGPVTQVTDSEPPHWWKPISQSRRVTGEFRRDAYTNNVLFNSRIVARDGLGLRFDDRLTFGAEDVDFFRRAHAKGARIVFVAEAMVIETVPGSRLTLGRILQRTYMVAAAAVFLDIMRDGYPKTLAKRLPHGVRRFFIGILLMLAGACLWPLRRFAGEKTMLKGIISVTKAWGNLSGFFGRTSTYYRRVDGA; encoded by the coding sequence ATGGCGCGTTTCACAGTTACAGTATGCACCTCCAAGCGGCCCCAAATGCTTAGCCGCGCGCTGGAGAGCTTGAGTCGGCTTTCAATCCCGAATGAGTCTTCGCTTTCCATCGTCGTCGTGGAAAACGATCACGAACAACGGTCGCTAAGCGTCGTCGATCAATTTCGCAGCTCGCACGACATTCCCATAAACTATTATTTCGAACCGAAAATCGGCATTCCTCACGCTCGAAATCGCGCGATTGAAGCCGCAATCGCCGGGAATTGCGACTGGATTGCGATGCTCGATGATGACGAATACGCTGAGCCGGATTGGCTGCTTCAGCTGTTCGATGGGTGCATCCGGTTCGACGCAGACGTTGCGACAGGCCCGGTAACGCAGGTGACCGATAGCGAGCCACCTCACTGGTGGAAACCGATTTCGCAGTCACGGCGGGTGACCGGTGAATTCCGGCGGGACGCCTATACGAACAACGTCCTGTTCAACTCCCGCATCGTTGCCCGCGATGGGCTGGGCTTGCGATTCGACGATCGTCTCACATTCGGCGCCGAGGACGTCGATTTCTTCAGGCGTGCACATGCGAAAGGCGCGCGCATCGTATTCGTCGCGGAGGCGATGGTTATCGAAACGGTGCCCGGCTCCCGGCTGACACTCGGGCGAATTCTGCAGCGCACTTACATGGTCGCGGCGGCGGCTGTGTTTCTCGACATCATGCGCGACGGCTACCCAAAAACCTTGGCCAAGCGCTTGCCGCATGGCGTGCGGCGGTTCTTCATCGGTATTTTATTGATGCTTGCCGGTGCGTGTCTCTGGCCCCTGCGAAGATTTGCCGGCGAAAAAACAATGCTGAAGGGCATCATCAGCGTCACCAAGGCGTGGGGAAACCTATCGGGCTTCTTCGGACGGACGTCGACCTACTACCGGCGTGTCGATGGCGCGTGA
- a CDS encoding M20 family metallo-hydrolase, which translates to MRTNLSINSRRLWDSLMETAKFGGTERGGIRRLALSDEDRKVRDWFKAQCEALGCTVRADEVGNMFAMRPGRNNDLPPIAMGSHLDTQPTGGKFDGILGVLGGLEVMRTLHEQDYETNAPIEIVNWTNEEGSRFAPAMMASGVFAGVLTREHAYQQTDREGVTFLEELERIGYRGPMKAGDHTFSAMFELHIEQGPILEDEKKLIGIVTGVQGMRWYEISVTGVDAHTGATPMYLRKNALVGAARMIEAVDAIGQKHQPGVATVGLIENKPNSRNVVPGEVFFTVDLRHPDDDALDIMEAELRAALKTSLPPLQLNYEEKRIWSSPSVKFAPELIDCVRRAAVKSDFGMRDMVSGAGHDAAYIARVAPTTMIFVPCEGGLSHNEAESTSMDECAAGAQVLLDAVLAYDEILASEARK; encoded by the coding sequence ATGCGGACCAATCTCAGCATCAATTCACGACGCCTGTGGGACAGCTTGATGGAGACCGCCAAATTCGGCGGCACCGAAAGAGGCGGCATACGCCGTCTTGCTCTCTCGGATGAAGACCGGAAGGTCCGCGACTGGTTCAAAGCCCAGTGCGAAGCCCTTGGCTGCACGGTGCGCGCCGACGAAGTCGGCAATATGTTCGCTATGCGACCCGGCCGCAACAACGACCTGCCCCCGATCGCCATGGGCTCGCATCTCGATACCCAGCCGACCGGCGGCAAGTTCGATGGCATTCTCGGCGTGCTTGGCGGGCTCGAGGTGATGCGTACGCTCCACGAACAGGATTATGAGACGAACGCGCCGATCGAGATCGTCAATTGGACGAATGAGGAAGGTTCGCGATTTGCACCCGCCATGATGGCTTCCGGCGTTTTTGCTGGCGTACTCACGCGGGAGCACGCCTACCAACAGACAGATCGCGAAGGCGTCACGTTTCTGGAAGAGCTCGAGCGTATCGGGTATCGCGGTCCAATGAAGGCCGGAGATCACACGTTCTCGGCCATGTTCGAGCTTCACATTGAACAGGGGCCGATCCTGGAGGACGAGAAGAAGCTCATCGGAATCGTGACCGGCGTGCAGGGCATGCGCTGGTATGAGATCTCGGTTACGGGCGTCGATGCGCACACCGGCGCGACGCCAATGTATTTGCGCAAGAATGCGCTGGTCGGCGCCGCTCGCATGATCGAGGCGGTGGATGCAATCGGACAGAAGCATCAGCCCGGTGTCGCGACCGTCGGCCTCATCGAGAACAAGCCGAACAGCCGCAATGTCGTGCCGGGCGAAGTATTTTTTACCGTCGATCTTCGCCATCCTGACGACGACGCGCTCGACATCATGGAAGCGGAGTTGCGGGCGGCTCTGAAAACCAGCCTCCCTCCCCTGCAGCTGAACTACGAGGAAAAGCGCATCTGGTCATCGCCTTCCGTGAAGTTCGCGCCGGAGTTGATTGATTGCGTTCGCCGCGCCGCTGTGAAATCGGACTTCGGGATGCGCGATATGGTGTCGGGTGCAGGACATGACGCGGCTTACATCGCCCGCGTCGCCCCGACGACGATGATCTTCGTGCCGTGCGAAGGCGGCCTCAGTCACAATGAGGCCGAATCGACGAGCATGGACGAGTGTGCCGCGGGCGCGCAGGTGCTGCTCGATGCCGTGCTCGCATACGATGAGATACTGGCTAGCGAAGCGAGAAAATGA
- a CDS encoding 2,4'-dihydroxyacetophenone dioxygenase family protein translates to MTLIAPVKSEHVTFDPPQFAHLGMIPELVVLPVKDERIWVLLEPNVWFRPLFFDMNSGAHGEVLRVKKGGVLSRHRHPSPVHGYVLKGSWRYLEHTWRAEEGSYVMEPPGETHTLTCDSGDEMQTLFFIQGATLYIDDQDKVTLVEDNFQLIEACRKHYEEVGLGADFVNQFIR, encoded by the coding sequence ATGACACTCATCGCCCCGGTCAAATCGGAACACGTCACGTTCGATCCGCCCCAGTTCGCCCATCTCGGAATGATCCCGGAGCTGGTCGTGCTGCCGGTGAAGGACGAGCGCATCTGGGTTCTGCTGGAGCCGAATGTCTGGTTTCGCCCGCTGTTTTTCGACATGAACTCCGGCGCGCACGGCGAAGTCCTGAGGGTCAAAAAGGGCGGAGTTCTATCGCGTCATCGCCATCCGTCGCCCGTGCACGGTTACGTGCTGAAGGGCAGCTGGCGATATCTCGAGCATACGTGGCGCGCAGAAGAAGGCTCTTACGTTATGGAGCCGCCTGGCGAAACGCACACGCTGACGTGCGATAGCGGCGACGAAATGCAGACTTTGTTTTTCATTCAGGGCGCGACGCTGTACATCGACGACCAAGACAAAGTCACGCTTGTCGAAGACAACTTCCAACTCATCGAAGCTTGCCGCAAGCACTACGAAGAGGTTGGCCTCGGAGCCGATTTCGTCAATCAGTTCATTCGCTGA
- a CDS encoding flavin reductase family protein: protein MMAADDWISPDDPLDLRKALSCFATGITIITGTTEEGARFGLTASSFQPVSLTPPLVLYSVRKGAASVGLVKGSGSFCVNVLRHEHVELAKRFAAPIADRFDGVEWYRGSLGCPVLPDAIATFECRLWTTYDGGDHEIVVGEVVKMRRAPKGNPLVYFRGEFHPIVADTPRVS, encoded by the coding sequence ATGATGGCAGCCGACGATTGGATCTCGCCCGACGACCCGTTGGACCTGCGCAAGGCACTCAGCTGCTTTGCAACGGGCATCACGATCATTACCGGGACGACGGAAGAAGGTGCGCGCTTCGGATTGACGGCGTCAAGTTTCCAGCCCGTAAGCCTGACTCCGCCGCTGGTCCTTTACAGTGTCCGGAAAGGGGCAGCGAGCGTCGGCCTTGTGAAGGGCAGCGGATCGTTCTGCGTGAACGTTCTTCGTCACGAGCACGTCGAACTCGCGAAGCGCTTCGCAGCCCCGATCGCTGATCGCTTCGATGGCGTCGAATGGTACCGCGGATCATTGGGCTGCCCCGTGCTGCCGGATGCCATCGCAACATTCGAGTGCCGTCTGTGGACCACATACGATGGCGGCGATCACGAAATCGTTGTCGGCGAAGTTGTGAAAATGCGGCGCGCGCCGAAGGGCAACCCGTTGGTCTACTTCCGCGGCGAGTTCCATCCGATTGTCGCCGACACTCCACGCGTTTCCTGA
- a CDS encoding acyl-CoA dehydrogenase family protein yields MTTMWGDSAYYGLDAEFNPDWFLNAEQKELRRELIEVCHNVLRPNAIECDKTNAYPRANIEALAKLRLLAAIVPKEFGGRGENHVGITMIAETIARYGCPSTALIYMMHMVAVAGLVYRAKGNTEIESLLSRIDSECLIGTASYTDPETGGHFWYPKMSGAKRVEDGWHVHKKAAWTTSSGYADWYISQTTSPDFDGNYGNLSVFLFYKNEVKGSAGKWDALGMHGNQSGPVEIDTVVPSNRIVGWPGDGAMSNDEAIDPLAMLMYAGSYNGVGLACIDVAKRHVTRKAHVQYGRRVADYPTIQDTFGRAIMDAQASRLYAYSVAKALDDATDGGRWDIYYDDPKAMPRAEFALWCFKAKFLATRFSFEVSDKMLQACGGRGYMRDVELERLLRDSKAGWIMAPSNEVTAQLVGKWGLFGAEAIDWWNQKVDEPVLMIELGKLDDAGKQKIIQKLTSELQTKKVAAE; encoded by the coding sequence ATGACGACAATGTGGGGCGATAGCGCCTATTACGGACTGGATGCAGAGTTCAATCCGGACTGGTTTTTAAATGCAGAGCAAAAAGAGCTTCGCCGTGAGCTGATCGAGGTTTGCCACAACGTCCTGCGGCCGAACGCGATCGAGTGCGATAAGACGAATGCATATCCGCGCGCCAACATTGAAGCGCTAGCCAAGCTCCGCCTTCTGGCTGCCATCGTGCCCAAGGAATTCGGCGGTAGAGGCGAAAATCACGTCGGCATCACAATGATCGCCGAGACCATCGCAAGGTACGGCTGTCCGTCCACTGCGCTGATCTACATGATGCACATGGTGGCCGTCGCCGGGCTCGTCTATCGCGCCAAAGGCAATACCGAGATCGAGAGTCTGTTGTCGCGGATCGACAGCGAATGCCTCATCGGCACCGCATCATACACCGATCCCGAAACCGGTGGCCATTTCTGGTACCCCAAAATGTCCGGCGCAAAACGCGTCGAAGACGGCTGGCACGTGCACAAGAAAGCCGCCTGGACGACATCGTCCGGATACGCTGACTGGTATATCTCGCAGACCACGAGCCCGGACTTCGACGGCAACTACGGCAACCTTTCCGTATTTCTCTTTTACAAGAACGAAGTGAAAGGATCCGCCGGCAAGTGGGACGCGCTGGGAATGCACGGCAACCAGTCCGGCCCTGTCGAGATCGACACGGTGGTTCCCTCAAACCGCATCGTCGGATGGCCGGGCGACGGAGCCATGTCCAACGACGAGGCGATCGATCCGCTCGCGATGCTCATGTACGCGGGCTCATATAACGGTGTCGGGCTCGCCTGTATCGACGTCGCCAAAAGACATGTGACGCGTAAAGCGCACGTGCAATATGGCCGCCGCGTCGCCGATTATCCGACGATTCAGGATACGTTCGGCCGCGCGATCATGGATGCCCAAGCCTCGCGCTTGTATGCCTACTCTGTCGCAAAGGCTTTGGACGACGCGACGGACGGCGGACGCTGGGACATCTATTACGACGATCCCAAGGCGATGCCGCGCGCCGAGTTCGCGCTCTGGTGCTTCAAGGCAAAATTTCTTGCCACGCGATTCTCGTTCGAGGTGTCGGACAAGATGCTCCAGGCTTGCGGCGGCCGTGGCTACATGCGCGACGTTGAGCTTGAGCGTCTCCTACGAGACTCGAAGGCAGGTTGGATTATGGCGCCGTCCAACGAAGTTACCGCCCAGCTCGTCGGCAAATGGGGCCTGTTCGGCGCCGAAGCGATCGATTGGTGGAATCAGAAAGTCGACGAGCCCGTTTTGATGATTGAACTCGGCAAGCTCGACGACGCGGGCAAACAGAAAATTATTCAGAAGCTGACTTCCGAGCTTCAGACCAAGAAGGTCGCCGCAGAATGA
- a CDS encoding AraC family transcriptional regulator, whose product MMNLPDSSAPARDGHPDILSAKAWIGKLGGSPVRPRSFAASPVLAIGHFRFDGLAEEVECPKLPFHYISVALGGPLIIEACLGGEKVKGRVLPGQSLIMAAERSNVWRWDRPTEEAHVFLHADFLDRIAAEAGNGRADISDRLAFTDTPLRHTILALTEEMQRPGSISPLFFDMAADVIARRILFRHCQKDGKAGASTAGALTARQLRRVLSLVEDRLSEDISLDDLAGAAGLSRFHFVRAFKTAVGTPPHRWLVGLRIKRAKELLLNRATTIIDVASLVGFESQSHFGQVFLSHVGMPPREWRRRALS is encoded by the coding sequence ATGATGAATTTGCCCGATAGCTCTGCGCCCGCGCGTGATGGCCATCCCGATATTTTGTCGGCGAAGGCGTGGATCGGCAAACTCGGCGGAAGCCCCGTGCGGCCTCGGAGCTTCGCTGCTTCGCCGGTTCTGGCGATCGGTCATTTCCGCTTCGACGGCTTGGCGGAAGAAGTCGAATGCCCGAAGCTCCCCTTTCATTACATCTCGGTTGCGCTGGGCGGACCGTTGATCATCGAAGCGTGTCTCGGCGGCGAAAAGGTCAAAGGACGTGTTCTGCCCGGTCAATCCCTGATCATGGCAGCGGAGCGCAGCAACGTGTGGCGCTGGGACCGGCCGACGGAAGAAGCGCACGTCTTCCTGCATGCTGATTTTCTAGACAGGATTGCGGCGGAGGCCGGCAACGGCCGCGCAGACATCTCCGATCGCCTCGCGTTCACGGACACGCCGCTCCGCCACACGATACTGGCGCTCACCGAAGAAATGCAGCGTCCGGGGAGTATTTCACCGCTTTTCTTCGATATGGCCGCCGATGTCATCGCGCGCCGCATCCTGTTCCGCCATTGCCAGAAAGATGGAAAAGCCGGCGCGAGCACGGCGGGGGCGTTGACGGCGCGTCAACTGCGCCGCGTGCTGTCGCTCGTCGAGGATCGCCTCTCGGAAGATATCTCGCTCGACGATCTGGCAGGCGCCGCGGGGTTGAGCCGCTTCCACTTCGTGAGAGCGTTCAAGACGGCTGTCGGGACGCCGCCGCACCGTTGGCTGGTCGGGCTGCGCATCAAACGCGCCAAAGAATTGCTCTTGAACCGCGCCACGACGATTATCGACGTCGCCTCGCTCGTCGGTTTCGAAAGCCAGAGCCATTTCGGCCAGGTTTTCCTCAGCCACGTCGGCATGCCTCCGCGTGAATGGCGCCGCCGCGCCCTTTCCTGA
- a CDS encoding cupin domain-containing protein, with protein MPASNEKAATASDDEDLTPTRVGAEIRDLRKAKRLTIKELSLATSLSIGHLSEIERGIASPGIKTLHDIAKALGVTIGWFLHNAEGGDPEERDFIVRAGNRRTLRFSSGITDELLSPNLRGQLELLMSRFPPGSTEPGSPYTHHGEEAGLILAGSLELWIGEQSFTLREGDSFSFPSTTPHRYRNPGSVETVVVWAITPPSY; from the coding sequence ATGCCGGCGTCAAATGAGAAGGCGGCGACGGCTTCGGATGACGAAGATCTGACGCCGACGCGCGTGGGTGCGGAAATTCGCGATCTGCGAAAAGCCAAGAGGCTGACGATAAAGGAGCTTTCGCTCGCAACGTCGCTGTCGATCGGGCATCTGAGCGAGATCGAGCGCGGGATAGCCTCCCCCGGCATCAAGACGCTGCACGATATTGCGAAGGCGCTCGGCGTCACCATCGGATGGTTTCTGCACAACGCGGAGGGCGGAGACCCGGAAGAGCGCGATTTTATCGTGCGTGCGGGCAACAGGCGTACGCTGCGCTTTTCATCGGGGATAACCGACGAGCTGCTGTCGCCCAATCTGCGCGGGCAGCTCGAGTTGCTGATGTCGCGATTTCCACCCGGATCAACAGAGCCCGGATCGCCCTATACGCATCATGGCGAAGAGGCCGGGCTGATCCTCGCCGGTTCGCTCGAACTCTGGATCGGCGAACAATCATTCACGTTGCGCGAAGGCGATAGCTTCAGCTTTCCTTCGACAACGCCTCATCGCTACCGCAACCCGGGCAGCGTAGAGACCGTGGTCGTCTGGGCCATCACACCGCCGTCCTACTGA
- a CDS encoding helix-turn-helix domain-containing protein, with translation MAERKKAVVEVTAKARARAEASELAVGSRLKQVREAAGLSQRELAKRAGVTNATVSTIEQETHAPSLASLHRLLTAIPISIADFFALPVSQKNALFYNADDLAVVSRGAADLRVLGSERRDKRLQMFIERYKPGAGTGDDPIIYDGETAVLVIEGTIEVEVGGETYRLRKGGGYQLFGRVPYWLRNVGKTEAVVACACTPPIF, from the coding sequence ATGGCTGAGCGCAAAAAAGCGGTAGTTGAAGTGACCGCAAAGGCTCGCGCACGAGCGGAGGCAAGCGAACTTGCAGTCGGGTCGCGGCTCAAGCAGGTGCGCGAAGCGGCAGGCCTTTCGCAACGCGAACTCGCCAAGCGTGCGGGCGTTACCAACGCGACCGTATCGACGATAGAGCAGGAAACCCACGCGCCATCGCTTGCGTCGCTTCATCGTCTGCTGACTGCCATACCGATTTCAATTGCGGATTTCTTCGCGCTGCCGGTGTCGCAGAAAAACGCGCTTTTTTACAATGCGGACGATCTCGCCGTCGTCTCCCGCGGCGCGGCCGATCTTCGCGTTCTCGGCAGCGAGCGCCGGGACAAGAGGCTTCAAATGTTCATTGAGCGCTATAAGCCGGGCGCCGGCACCGGCGATGATCCCATCATTTACGACGGGGAAACCGCCGTCTTGGTCATTGAAGGGACGATCGAAGTGGAAGTCGGCGGCGAGACCTACCGCCTCCGCAAAGGTGGTGGTTATCAGCTCTTCGGGCGCGTGCCCTATTGGTTACGCAACGTCGGCAAGACCGAAGCGGTTGTGGCCTGCGCGTGCACGCCACCCATCTTTTGA